The Rhodobacter sp. 24-YEA-8 DNA segment GTGCGACTTTGCAGCTGCCGACAGTAAGACAGAGGGAAATTTCTGTCGTGCCTCTAACGCGTCTCGCGCCTCGTCTATTTGCGCGAAGAATCGGTTGATGATTCCATGCGCGAGCTTCTCACACGATTTCGCGTCCGAAGGGAGGTCGCTTTCGACCAGCTCACGCTTGCCTAAGATCGCCCTCAGCTCCTCCGGAACTGTGATGCGGACCTTCCACTTGCCCCGATCATGCTGGACGTATTTCATGCACTCTCCAGGTCCCGTTTGTAGCAGGACTTGTAGCATCACTTGTAGCATCACTTGTAGCAGACGTGATTGAAAACCAACGGCGTCGTTATTTTTCAACGCGATAGATGTTGGAAAGGTGAGAGGCTGGACAACGACCCAAACGGATCTCGTTACGGCTGCTTCCTTCCGGACCTGACCGGGTTGGCGAGGCGTTCACCCGCGCCAACCTCTCAAGTCCGATATAAGCGGCCTGAAAGGCTGACGCAAGAGGGGCTCAGATGGCGAGACCGGCAAGGCGGGCGCCCGCCAGCAGGTCATCGGCGATGTGATGTGCCCAGCGGCCTGTCGGGCTGACGACGTCTTTCACCTGCACCACGGTGCAGCCGGCGCGGTGGCCGGCCTCAGCGCCGGTCTCGCTGTCCTCGAAGACCAGGCAGCGCGACGGGTCGAGATCCAGCATCTGGGCCGCCATCAGATAGGGTTGCGGATCGGGCTTCGGCCGCGTCACCTCGTCCAGCGTGATCACCCCGGCAAAGGCCGCATGAATGCCGGTCAGCTCCAGCTTGCGCAGCGCGCCCGGGCGCCCCGACGAAGTCACCAGCACCGCAGGCACCGCGAGCCCGTCAAGGAGCTGGCGCGCGCCGGGTTTCAGATCAAGGCCCGCTTCGAGATCTTCGTAAAAGGCGCGGTGCAGATCGGCCTGCAGCTGATTGGCGTCGAGCCCCGGCATCGTCTCACGCAGCAATTCGGTGATTGCGGGCTCGTCCTTGCCGATCATCTCATGCAGGAAATCGGCTTCGACCGGATGGCCATGCTCCGCAAAGACCCGCATGTTAGAGCGTAGCGCCAGCGCCTCGGTATCGACCAGAGTGCCGTCGAGATCGAAGAAAACCGCGTCAAACATATTCATCCTCAGCCATAGAATCCGCTGGCCGGACCCTGCACCATCAAAGATGCAGACGAAAGCGCGAAAAGCCTGATGGCATCAGCCCGATTGGCTCGGGACGCAGCAGGGCGGCGGAGTCGAGCCGCTCGCCGGCGCCGGTTCCACTGTCAAAAAACACCGAGGTGCCCGGCATCGGCATGAAGCGCCAGCCGGGGCGATCATCTGAGACGATCCGCTCCTGGTCGCGGATATAATCTGCGATGATCCCGGTACAGTTGTGGCCCTCATCAAGGACCACCTCACCGGCGGGGCGGCGGGGATCGTCGGTTATGTAATTATTGACGACGAGGATCACAGGATCCTCTGGTCCAAGCGGCCGGCCGTCGATCATGAGGTCCCTGATGCGGCCGCTGCCAAAGGGGCGCGCGATCCCGGGCAGGGCAGGGGGCAGGCTGAGGTCGATCTGATAGGCGGCGCCGATGGCCGCGGCGTAGCTGAAGGCCGGAATCACCGGATTGGTCAGGATCTGGTCAGGTTTGCCTGGCATGATCTGGTTGAAGAGGGTGCAGGAAAGGTCAAGCCGCCTGGCCAGCTCCGCTCCGGTGGTCAGGAGCGCGGTCAGCGTATTTGGAAACGGATAAAGGCTGAACACATGGCGCAGCGAGACATTTCCCTGCGGAATGTCGACATAGTTCATCGGCCCGCCGCGCCCGCCAGAGCGGAAAGACGAAACCAGCGCCACCATCGGCAGCTTGCTCCATGGACCGCCTTCGAGACGGGCGCGGGCATGCGCGCTGAGCGCAGCGCCGATGAGCCGCATCGCCTGGCCGTCAGCGACACTGGCAAACCAGGACGAGACCGGCATCGCGACCGCCCCAAGGCGCTGCCGCATCCGGAACAGCGCGGCGGAATGATCCTGGGCCAGCGCAAGCCGCAAAGGGGCCGAAGCCTCGCGGATGGTGCGCGAGGGCATCCCGGCAACCTTTTCCTGGCCGGCGATCAGGTGCGTCCGGCTGCGCGTCACCTCCCATCGGCGGTTCGGGATGCCGTTCACCGGGCTCAGCCAGAGGTCGATCACCCCCAGATGTGACCCTTCATGCCCCGGCTGCACCACCGGCTTGCCGGAAATATGGCCGCTGATCCCGTTCACTCTTGGGTCGGCATAGCTGCGCAGGTCGGGAAAGGTGAGGTGGCTGTGGCCCGCAATCACCGCATCAAGCCCGGGGATCCCGGCAATCTCGACCGCCTGATTGTCTTCGGACACCCCTGCGACCGGCTGCGCGATGCCGGTATGGGCAAGGCAGATCACGATATCCGCCCCCTGCGCCCGCAATTCTGGCACCCAGGCGCGGGCGGTCTCCTCCATCTGCCGTATCTCGAGCCGGTCCCGGATCCAGCGCGCATTCCATTGCAGCGTCTCGGGCGGGGTCAGGGCGAAAATCCCGACAGTGACCGCGCGCCGCGTTCCGTCCGGAAGTAAGATCTCGCGGGTCAACAATGTTGCAGGCGTGGTGAAATGCCGGTCTGCAAGCGGCGTTGATGCCTTTTCGATCAGGACATTGGAGGAAATCACCGGAAAAGCGGCGCTCTCAATGGCGCGGTTCAGCGTTTCGAGCCCGTAGTCGAATTCATGATTGCCAAGCGCCACAGCATCATAAGAGAGGGCGTTGAAGGCGGTGATCGCGGGATGCGGCCGTCTGCCGCGCCGCATCGTTCCGATCTCGGCCAGGGCACCACCCTGCAGAAAATCACCGTTGTCGAGCAAGAGAGAGGTGGGCGCAGTACGGCGCGCTTCGGCGATCAGACAGGCGATCTGTGCGAGGCCGGTGCCGGGAAGCTGACGATTTGCGAAATAGTCATAAGAGAGCAACTGCGCGTGAAGATCGCTGGTCGCGATAATCCTCAGCAGGCCCGAGCCGTCAGGCGGCGTTTCGCGGGCAAAGACCAATCCTCCGGACCAGAGCCTGTCAGGTTCTGAAGACACGTTGCCTTGCCTTCGAAGGGGGTGAGAGTGCAACCATTCCGGTCATATTTGATGAAACACGATTCACATTCTAATGTACAACTGAAGGTTGTCACGCCGGAGGCTCAGCTGCAAGCCCCTGCCGGAAACTCTGCGCCGGGTGTGGCGAAGGGGCTTTTCGGCGCCTGTCCGGCATGTCATCACCGCCTGAAGATCCCTGAAGGCTAATGCGGTGGAGCAAGTGATGCAACAGGCCAGTTCCGTGACTTTCGGCGGCACCGGGCGCGACAGGGGCCATGAGCTGCGGTCTGACCCCGAGGCGCTGGCGGCGCTTCTTGCAGGCGGGCTGATCCTGCCGCTCTGGCGCGGGATGCCGCTGGCCGATGACACCACATTGGGGTTCCTGTCTGCGGGTGATCCGTTGCTGGCCGATGCCCCGCCGCCGGTTTTTCTGGGTCTCTGGCGGGAAAAGGGCGTCTTTGCCGCTGATGTCTCATCCTGGAAGCCGGAAGAGGGTCTTCCGACCGAGACGATTTTCGATGCCGGGCGACAGCCGCATCCGCTGGCACCGGCGGGGCGGCAATTCATCGAACTGCGCCAGATCATGGCCGCGCTTGACCCGGACGAGGCCGAGATGGCCGCAACCGCCCGGGCGCTGCTGGAATGGCACCGCACACATGGCTTCTGCCCGGCTTGCGGTGCGAAATCCGAGGCGGGCGGCGCCGGCTGGCACCGCAAATGCCCGTCCTGCAAGGCGATGCATTTCCCGCGCACCGATCCTGTGGTGATCATGCTGGTGACCAGGGATAATAACCTTCTGCTTGGCCGCAGCCCGGGCTGGCCCGAGGGCATGTATTCGACGCTTGCGGGCTTTGTCGAACCGGGCGAGACCGTCGAGGCTGCGGTGCGCCGCGAAGTTCAGGAAGAGACCGGCGTGATCTGCGGCGCGGTGCGCTACCTGGCCAGCCAGCCCTGGCCCTTCCCGGCCTCGCTGATGCTGGGCTGCCAGGCGCAGGCACTCAGCGATGAGATCATTCTCGACCCGGTCGAGCTGGATCACGCGCTCTGGGTCAGCCGCGAAGATATGGTGCGGGTGGTCAATGGCACGCATGAGGTGGTGCGACCGCCACGCCAGGGCTCTATTGCGCGCTATCTTATCGAAAGCTGGCTTGCCGACCGGCTGGATTAAGGGGATTGTCGCAAATCCGGTGGTAAAAGCCGGAATAAAATCGCGGCGAAATATCTGACGATACACAGGATATATCTGACGTAACGCTGCGCCCGGGTTTAAGGTCGTGGTATCTCCGGCAAGGTTGCGCCGGTACAGTTTTCACCCGCCGTTTTGCCTCGCAGATGTGGCGGTCTGCGGTCTGGCATATAACAACACTGACAGTCAGGTTCTGACATATGAAATTCAGCGCGAAGCAGGATATTGAGGCACCACTGGACTTTGTCTGGCAGGAAGTCATTGATTTCGATCATTTCGAACGCATGGCCGTGCGCCGTGGTGCAGAGGTCGAGCGGATCGACCATCAGAAACGCCCGGGGGCCGGCATGGGCTGGCGACTGCGTTTTGCCTATAAAGGCAAGCCGCGCAAGGTGCTCTTGCGCATTTCCGAACTGAGCCCGCCCAACGCGCTTGACCTCGATCTCGACAGCCCGTCGGTGGCGGGAGGGGTGCGGCTGGAATTGCTGAGCCTTGCGCCGAAACGCACGCGGGTTTTGCTGGTTGCCGAGACCCGCCCGAAGACCATCGCGGCGCGGCTGCTGATCCAGTCGCTGCGCCTGGTCAAAGGCCGCACGCAGCGCAAGCTGGACGGGCAGATGGGCAAATTCGCGAAGATGATCGAAGAGCGCTGGCGGGAAAGCGCAGGCTGAGCGTGGGCTGGCCGGGGTCACAGGCAGGGTCAGCGCCCGGTCTCACGCAACTGGGTCAGGCGGGCATCCCGCCATCGGAATCGTCGCCGGCCTCTTCCAGCAGGCGACGATAATCCGGGATCTCGATCAGCCGCTTGCCATGCAGCCGGATCACCCCGTCGCGCTTCAGCGCCGAGATCTGGCGGCTGACAGTTTCCAGCGTCAGGCCAAGGTAATCCGCCATCTCTTCGCGGGTCAGCGGCAGCTCGACCGAGGCCTTGCCCAGTGTCTCATGCACCTTCAGCGACGCATCGCGCCGCGCCACAATCGCCAGCAGCGAGGCGATCTTTTCGCGCGCGGTCTTGCGGCCCAGAAGCAGCATCCATTCGCGCGCCGCATCCAGCTCGTCCAGCGTCATTTCCAGCAGGCGCTGCGCCACATGCGGGGTTTTCACCAGCATGTCCTCGAAGGGTTTGCGGCGGAAACAGCACATTACCAGATCGGTCGTCGCGGTGACGTCATAGGTTGCGGTCGCCCGCCCCGGCCGCCCGACGAAATCCGATGGCAGCAAAAGGCCCACCATCTGGCGCCGCCCGTCTTCCATTGTCTGCGTGAGTGTGGCGATGCCCGAGACCACCGAGGCCACGAAATCCATCCGGTCCCCCGACCAGATCACCGTCTGGCCGGCCTGAAAGCTGCGGTAATATTTCAGCTGCTCCAGCGTATCCATCTCGTCGCTGTCACAACGGGCGCAAACGGCACGATGGCGGATCGGGCACCCGCCGCATTCCATGTGCAAAGCCTGTTTGTCGTGCAGCGTTAAATTCACGCCAGGTGCCTCATTCAAAATCATTGATCTGCGTCAAGGAAGCAAAGCCTGCGCCTCTTTAGGGTAGAGCCATGACGCCAGATAAGCAACTTGAACGGCTGGGACTTTTTGACGCGAAGGTGCCCCGCTATACTTCATACCCGACCGCGCCGCAGTTTCGGGACGGAATCGGGGCGCCTGAGTTTACCTCCTGGCTGACGCAGATCCCGGCCGGGTCGAGAATATCGCTTTATCTTCACGTGCCTTTCTGTCGGAGGTTGTGCTGGTTTTGCGCCTGCCGCACCCAGGGCACGCAATCCGAAGACCCGGTCATCGCCTATGCCCGGACACTGCGCGACGAGATCGCGCTGCTGGCGCAACATCTGCCTGATAACGTTACCCTTTCAAGGCTGCACTGGGGTGGGGGCACGCCCACCTTGCTGCCGCCGGACGAGATCCTGCGCCTGACGGATGCGATCTTCTCGGTCGCGCCGATGGCACCGGGCGGCGAATTCTCGGTCGAGATCGATCCCAATGAGGCCGATGAGGCGCGCCTTGATGCGCTGGCGCAAGCGGGCATGACCCGGGCCTCGATCGGGGTGCAGGATTTCGATCCCGAGATCCAGAAAGCGATCGGCCGCGACCAGAGTTACGCGCTTACAAAGCGCATTTCCGATGGGCTGCGCGCCCGTGGCATCACCAGCCTGAATGCCGATATCCTTTACGGGCTGCCGCATCAGGACCGCGCCCGCATCGCTGATTCGGTGCAAAAGCTGCTCTCGTTGGGGCCGGACCGGGTGGCGCTTTACGGCTATGCCCATGTCCCCTGGATGAGCCGGCGCCAGCAGCTGATCCCTTCGGAAAGCCTGCCGACACCGCAGGAACGGCTGGCTTTGTTCGACACCGCCCGGGCGCTGTTCGCCGCCGATGGCTATGACGAGATCGGCATCGACCATTTCGCGCTGCCCTCGGACGGGCTGGCGAAGACCTGGAAAGAGGGGCGTCTGCGCCGGAATTTCCAGGGCTATACCGATGATCAGGCCGGGGTGCTGGTGGGGCTGGGGGCCTCGTCGATCTCGCGCTTTCCCCAGGGCTATGCGCAGAACGCCCCCGCCACGGCCGCCTATACGAAAGCGATCCGCGAGGGGCGGTTTTCGGTTGCCAAAGGCCATGCCTTCCAGGGCGAAGACCTGATGCGGGGCCGTATCATCGAGGCGCTGATGTGTGATTTCCGCGTCTCGGGCGCCGAGCTTATCCGTGATTACGGCGCCAGCCCGGCAGGGCTTGCGGCGCTGTTTGACACAGTAAGCGCGCGGTTCGGCGATATGGTCCGGCGCGACGGTGCCGATCTGATCATTCCGCCCCGGGGCCGGCCGCTGACGCGGATGATCGCGCGGATGTTTGACGCCTATGACAGCGCGAAGGCGCAGCATTCGGCGGCGGTCTGATCCTTTCGACGCCCCGGACCGTTACACGCCCTGCACGAGGCTTTCGACCAGTGCGACCTGGGCCGGCAGACAGACCCGCTTCAGATCGTATTTCGTGACCACCTCCGCACGGGCGCGGGCACGGATCTCGTCAAACCGCGCGGGTTCGGCCAGGCATTCGGCAAGCTGCCGCGCCCAGGCTTTCTGGTCGAAGAAATCCACCAGAAGCCCGGTCTCGCCATGGCGGATCATCTCTTCGACCGGCGCGGTACGTGATCCCACGACCAGTGCGCCTGCCGCCATTGCCTCGACCATCGACCAGGACAGCACGAAAGGATAGGTCAGATAGGCGTGCGCCCGGCTGACCTGCATCAGCCGCAGATAATCGGCATAGGGCAGCTTGCCGGTGAAATGCACGCGGGACAGATCAAGCCGGTCTTTCACCTCATCAAGGATGATATCCTTCCAGCCCTTCGCAGTCTTCGGCGGGGCGCCATAGCTCACCTCATCACCGCCCACGATCACCACCTGGGCATTGGGGCGTTCGCGCATCAGGTGCGGCAGCATCCGCATGAAGATGTGATAGCCGCGATAAGGTTCGAGGTTGCGGTTCACGAAGGTCAGCACCTCGTCTCCGGCCCGCAAGACCTGGCCCGAGGGGGTGGTGAAATGCGCGCCCGGATCGGGGCGGACGATGTCGGTATCGACGCCGTCAAAGATCACATCCACCATCGGGCGCAGCGCGGCGGGCAGCGTCGAGGCCTGCCATTCGGTCGGCGCGAGCCCGCGATCCGCATGGATCAGCGCCTGGCCCAGATGCGCGGCGCGGCCCTGGGCGATCATCACCTGGTCAAAGCCGCCGGGCGAAAACTCGGGGTCAAAGCCCACATCCTGACCAGCACCGCGATAGTAGAATTCCGAATAGACCAGCAGTTTCGCGTCGGGCCAGATATCTTTCAGAAACAGCGTCTCGCCCCAGCCGGAATGGCCGATGATCAGATCGGGCGAGAACCCCTCGCGGTCGCGGATGGTCATTGCGGCGCGGGCCGCCACCACGCCCCGGTCGGAATGGGTGGTGTAATTGCGCCCCAGACGCGTGGCGCGGGGGTCGACCGGGTCGGGTGTGAACTTGTAGCGCCAGGTCTTAAGCGGCGAGGGCCGGGCATTCTCCTGATCGGTCAGGGCCCGGCAGTCATGTCCACGCCGCACCAGTTCCGGCGCCAGATGCGGGAACTGGCCGGGGAAATTCTGGTGGACAAAGAGGATCTTCACGCATCATCCCCGGGGGGGCCTGCTGCAGCGCTTTCGGGAACCTCTTCTGCGCTGACAGGGCGCAGATCGCCGAAAGCGGCCTCCATCAGGGCACGGGTGTAATCGCTGGCGGGGCGGCGGAATACCTGTTCGGTCGTGCCGGATTCGACCACATCGCCCGCCCGCATCACCATGACTTTATGCGACATGGCGCGGATCACCCGGAGGTCATGGCTGATGAAGATATAGGCCAGCCCCCATTTCCGTTGCAGCCCGCGCAGGAGTTCGACGATCTGCACCTGCACCGTCATGTCCAGCGCCGAGGTCGGCTCGTCCAGCACCACAAGTTTCGGGCGCAGGATCATGGCGCGGGCAATGGCGATACGCTGCCGCTGCCCGCCGGAAAACTCATGCGGGTAGCGGGTCATCATCTCGGGGTCGAGCCCGACCTCGCGCATGATGTCTGTCACCATATCGCGCGGGTCGCGACCCGGTTCGACGCCATGCACACCGAGGCCTTCGGCGATGATCTGTTCCGCCGTCATCCGGGGCGAGAGGCTGCCGAACGGGTCCTGGAACACGATCTGCATGTCGCGGCGCAGATCGCGCAAAGCCTGACCGCGCAGCCGCGAGATATCCTTGCCCATGAACAGCACCGGCCCTTCGGAACCGATCAGCCGCATCAGCGCCAGCGCCAGCGTGGTCTTGCCCGAGCCGCTTTCGCCGACGATTCCCAGCGTTTCCCCCGCACGGACCGAGACATTGGCGTCGTTCACCGCCTTCACATGCCCGACCGTGCGCTGAAGGAAGCCCTTTGTGATCGGGAACCAGACTTTCAGATGTTCCGAGCGCACCACTTCCGGGGCGTCAGGTGCCACCGGCCCGGGGCTGCCGGCGGCCTCGGCGGCAAGCAGTTTTTGCGTATAGGGATGCTGGGGGTTACCAAAGACCTCGGCCGCCTGCCCCTGTTCGACGATCACCCCGTTTTGCATCACGCAGACCCGGTCTGCGATGCGGCGCACGATGTTCAGGTCATGGGTGATGAACAAAAGGCTGAGGCCTTCCGAGGCTTTCAGTTCCGCCAGCAATTCAAGGATCTGCTTCTGGATCGTCACATCCAGCGCGGTGGTCGGCTCATCCGCGACCAGCAGCTCCGGCCCGTTGGCCAGCGCCATCGCGATCATCACCCGCTGGCGCTGCCCGCCCGAAAGCTGATGCGGCCAGGCATTCAGCCGGCTTTCCGGGTCGCGGATGCCGACCTTGGTCAGAAGCTCGATCACCCGCGCCCGCGCTTTGGCGCCGCGCAGGCCCTGGTGGAGTTCGAGGCTCTCGGTGATCTGCCGCTCGATCGAATGGAGCGGATTCAATGAGGTCATCGGCTCCTGGAAGATGAAGCTGATATCATCGCCCCGCATCCTGCGCAGCTCTGGCTCCGAGAGTTTCGCGATGTCGCGCCCCTGCCAGGAGATGGTGCCCGAAACCGTGGCGTTATCGGCCAGAAGCCGCACGGTCGACAGCGCGGTCACCGATTTCCCGGAACCGCTTTCGCCGACCAGGGCCACCGTCTCGCCCTTGCCCACGGAAAAGGAAACGCCCTTCACCGCTTCGATCCGGCGGCCGTCCTGGGCAAAGCTGACGCGCAGGTCTTTTACGTCAAGCAGGCTCATCGGAAGGTCTTCCTCGGGTCGAATGCGTCGCGGATACCTTCAAAGATGAAGATCAGCAGCGTCAGCATGATGGCAAAGGTGAAGAAGGCGACAAAGGCCAGATGCGGGGATTGCAGGTTGGCCTGGGCCTGGCGCGAAAGCTGGCCAAGGGAGGGCGCCGACAAGGGCAGGCCAAAGCCGAGGTAGTCGAGCATCGCAAGCGTGCCGATAGTGCCGGTGACCATGAAAGGCAGCATGGTCAGGGTGGCGACCATCGCATTCGGCAGCATATGGCGGAACATGATCTGAAGATCGGGCACCCCGAGGGCGCGTGCCGCCCGCACATATTCGAAATTCCGTGCGCGCAGGAATTCGGCCCGCACCACGCCCACCAGCCCCGTCCAGCCGAACAGCACCAGAAGAAACACCATCAGCCAGAAGCTCTTCGCCCAGATCGCGGTCAGGATGATGATGACATAGATCGAGGGGATCGAGCCCCAGAGTTCGATCACGCGCTGGAAGATCAGGTCGGTCTTGCCACCGAAATAGCCCTGTACCGCCCCCGCCGCGACGCCGAAGACCCCGTTCAGCACGGTGACGATCAGCGCGAAGGTGACGGAAAGGCGGAAGCCATAGATCACGCGGGCCAGCACGTCGCGGCTGGCCTCATCGGTGCCCAGCAGGTTCCGCGCCGAAGGGGCAGCCGGTGCGCGCCCGCCGGTATCGACAATGGTGCTGTAGCGATAGGGGATCGGCGCCCAGAGGATCCAGCCCTTCTGGACCGGCTCACCCAGAACGGTGCCCTTCTCGTTCAGTTCAGCCATGACGGCGGCGGTGTCATTCTCGCATTCGGCATTGCCGCCGGTCATGATCAGGCATTGCACTTCGGGCGCGCGCCAGGTCGCCTCGGTGCGCAGGACACCGCCAAAACGGGTTTCGGGGTAAAAGCTGAGAAAGGGCGTATGCCAGCTGCCCTGGTAGCGTACCAGCAGCGGCCGGTCATTGGCGATCAGCTCGGCGCCAAGGGTCAGCAGATAGAGCACGCCAAACAGGATCAGCGACCAATAGGCGCGCCGGTTGGCTTTGAAATTGCGCCAGCGGCGCTGGTTCAGCGGCGAAAGTGCCATCAGCCCGCCCTCTTAGAGAAATCAATACGGGGATCGACGAGCACATACATCAGATCCGAGATAATCCCCACGACCAGCCCGATCAGGCCAAAGGCAAACAGCGTGCCGAACATCACCGCAAAGTCGCGTTCAATCGTGGCACGGTATAAAAGCAGCCCCAGACCGTCCAGCGTGAAGATCATCTCGATGATCAGCGACGAGCCGAAGAAAACCCCGAGGAACAAGGCCGGGAAGCCCGCAATCACGATCAGCATCGCATTGCGGAAAACATGGCCGTAAAGCACGCGGCGTTCTGACAGGCCCTTGGCGCGGGCGGTCATGACATATTGCTTGCGGATCTCGTCAAGGAAGCTGTTCTTGGTCAGAAGCGTCAGCGTGGCAAAGCTGGCGATCAGCTGCGCCGTCACCGGCAGGGTGATATGCCAGAGATAATCGCCGACTTTGCCGATCCAGGACAGGCTGTCCCAATTGTCCGATGTCAGCCCCCGCAGCGGGAACCATTGCCAGTAGGTGCCCCCGGCAAACAGCACCATCAGCAGGATCGCAAACAGAAAGCCCGGGATCGCATAGGCGGCGATGATGATGCCCGA contains these protein-coding regions:
- a CDS encoding microcin C ABC transporter permease YejB — encoded protein: MGSYILRRLLLVIPTLFGIMLINFALTNVVPGGPLDQIEARLQGSGDSISGIAGAGGDAGTGDSGQSGYTGAQGLSPEYRAQLEEQFGFARIICDDGFTGRRDIRNEACHKEMIPFWERFGIMMWNYARFDFGESFFRKISVVDLIIEKMPVSITLGLWSTLIAYLISIPLGIRKAVKDGSSFDTWSSGIIIAAYAIPGFLFAILLMVLFAGGTYWQWFPLRGLTSDNWDSLSWIGKVGDYLWHITLPVTAQLIASFATLTLLTKNSFLDEIRKQYVMTARAKGLSERRVLYGHVFRNAMLIVIAGFPALFLGVFFGSSLIIEMIFTLDGLGLLLYRATIERDFAVMFGTLFAFGLIGLVVGIISDLMYVLVDPRIDFSKRAG